A single genomic interval of Spinacia oleracea cultivar Varoflay chromosome 6, BTI_SOV_V1, whole genome shotgun sequence harbors:
- the LOC110787099 gene encoding uncharacterized protein, giving the protein MGCCLSTHDNKTLPKHSSLQPNTTHHFPCVSKSPPIAEEEAVKEVLSETPNPKPKLRPESPRRVVVSEDEEELMKSKVMLLTPKKAYPERKVAAPKYPDPCTPDEISEASEMCSISESISTTTVKEEVDQHLHHHHQQQTVYSPKETVATPTSSGEVRQRVYRSQGYNHNNNNNNNSHNSNYNQQYQQQSQQQQYKNQGRSPARRRPEPSPPRKRNPSPAGGHRREFVGDNSTRRSQSPGMRGNVGRSPSARRTGPSPGRVRMVHGPENGKKVEDEEEEVGLKRENEEWQGPQESLENPLVSLECFIFL; this is encoded by the coding sequence ATGGGTTGTTGTCTGAGTACCCACGACAACAAAACACTTCCAAAGCACTCCTCCCTCCAACCCAACACCACCCATCATTTCCCTTGCGTCTCCAAATCTCCGCCGATAGCGGAGGAGGAGGCGGTCAAGGAAGTCCTTTCCGAAACCCCCAACCCAAAACCCAAGCTCAGGCCCGAAAGCCCGAGACGGGTTGTTGTCagtgaagatgaagaggaactCATGAAGTCAAAGGTGATGCTTCTGACGCCGAAGAAGGCGTATCCGGAGCGGAAAGTGGCGGCTCCGAAGTATCCAGATCCATGTACGCCGGACGAGATCTCGGAAGCGTCGGAAATGTGCAGTATCAGCGAGAGTATTTCCACCACTACCGTCAAGGAAGAAGTCGATCAACACCTCCATCACCATCATCAGCAGCAGACAGTGTACTCCCCCAAAGAGACCGTTGCTACTCCTACGAGCAGCGGCGAGGTGCGGCAAAGGGTTTACAGATCTCAGGGttataatcataataataacaataataataattcacataaTAGTAATTACAATCAGCAGTATCAACAACAATCCCAGCAGCAACAATATAAGAATCAAGGGAGATCGCCGGCAAGGAGACGGCCCGAACCATCCCCGCCGCGGAAGAGGAATCCAAGCCCGGCTGGTGGGCATAGGAGGGAATTTGTTGGGGATAATTCGACCCGGAGGTCCCAGTCCCCTGGAATGAGGGGCAATGTGGGTCGGAGTCCGTCTGCTAGGAGGACAGGGCCGTCTCCGGGTCGGGTCAGGATGGTACATGGGCCGGAGAATGGGAAGAAGGTGGAGGATGAAGAGGAGGAGGTTGggttgaagagagagaatgaaGAGTGGCAAGGCCCGCAGGAGTCGCTTGAAAACCCACTTGTTTCTTTGGAGTGTTTCATCTTTCTGTAG